Part of the Streptomyces sp. WMMC500 genome is shown below.
AGCGCGTCCTGGGGCCGGTACTTCTGGCCCTGGAGGAGGACGTTCGTCAGTGCGCCTTCCAGGCCGAGCAGCCGGACGGTCCGGCTCACGCCGCCGCAGCCGGGCAGCAGCCCCAGGGTCACCTCGGGCAGGCCGATGCGGCTGTCCGGTGCGTCCAGGGCGATACGGAGATGGCAGGCGAGCGCGACCTCGTAGCCGCCGCCCAGTGCAGAGCCGTTCATGGCGGCGACGACCGGCTTGCCGAGCGTTTCGAGACGGCGCAGTTGCGACTTCAGGACCCGGCAGAGGTCGGTGACATCCTCGGGGTTCTCGGCCTTGCTCATGAATCCGACGTCACCGCCGGCGAAGAAACTCTTCTTGGCCGAGGTGACCACCACGCCCGTGATGCTGTCCTGCTCTGCCGCGAGCCGGGTGACGGTGGCCTCCATGGAGTCCACGTAGGTCTGGTTCATCGTGTTGACCGACTGATCCGGGTCGTCCATGGTCAACACAACGATCCCGTCGGGGCCTTGCTCCCACCTGATCATGCGGTTTTCCTGCATGGGTACGGCGTTCCTTCCGGGTCGGTGCGGGATCTCAGAGGCGTTCGATGACGGTGGCGATGCCCATGCCACCGCCGGCGCACAGGGTCACCACGGCCCGGCGGGCGGAGCGGCGCTCCAGCTCGTCCACGACGGTGCCGACGAGCATCGCCCCGGTGGCACCGAGTGGATGGCCCATGGCGATCGCTCCCCCGTTGACGTTGACCTTGTCCCAGGGCAGCCGCAGATCCTTGACGTACCTGAGCACCACCGCGGCGAACGCTTCGTTGAGCTCGAACAGATCGATGTCGTCGACCGTCAGCCCGGCGAGGTCCAGCGCCTTGCGGGTGGCCGGGGCGGGGCCGGTGAACATGATCGTGGGATCGCCCCCGCTGACCGCCGCGGACACGATGCGGGCACGGGGCGTGAGGCCGGACTCGGCACCGGCCTGCTCCGTGCCGACCAGAACCAGCGCCGCCCCGTCGACGACTCCCGAGGAGTTGCCCGGGGTGTGGACGTGGTCGATGCGTTCGAGCCAGTGGTACTTCTGCAGGGCCACCGCATCGAAGCCCCCCAGGTCACCGATGCCCGCGAAGGAGGGCTTCAGCTTGCCGAGCGCCTCGATCGTCGTGTCCGGACGCGGGTGCTCGTCCTCGGCGAGTACGGTGACCCCGTTTCGGTCGCGGACGGGCACCACGGACTTCGCGAAGTGGCCGCCCGACCAGGCCGCCGCCGTCCGTCCCTGCGAACGCAGCGCGTAGGCGTCGACGTCGTCCCGGGTAAAGCCCTCAACGGTCGCGAGCAGGTCGGCACTGATCCCCTGGGGAACGAAGTCAGTGGCGTAGGCCGTCTCCGGGTCCGCGGCGATCGCTCCGCCGTCGCTGCCCATCGGCACGCGCGACATCGACTCCACGCCGCCCGCGATCACCATCTGCTCCCATCCGGAACGGACCTTCTGCGCGGCGAAGTTCACCGCCTCCAGGCCGGAGGCGCAGAACCGGTTGAGCTGGACCCCGGCCACGTGGTGGGGCAGTCCGGCGGCGAGCGCCGCGGTCTTGGCAAGGTCCATCCCCTGGTCGCCCACCGGTGAGACGACGCCGAGAACCACGTCGTCGAGCCTTTCGGGGTCCAGCTTCGGTTGGCGCCGGCCGAGTTCACCGATCAACCCGGTGACCAGCGACACCGGCTTCACGTGATGCAGCGAGCCGTTCCTGCCACGGCCGCGCGGGGTGCGGATCGCGTCGTAGATAAAGGCCTCGGTCACTGTCCTCTGCTTCCTGTGCGCGTGGACGTCTCCCCTTGGCCCGACCGCCGACGGGCCGCACACGCGGCTCGTGGACAGTCGGCGGGGCCAGGTAACCGTCTCTATTGGCGTTATGTCAACAGTGTGTCTCACATCGTTCCGCAGCATCTAGCATCCGCAGGCCTGGCGACTTGACCGGCAGGGCTGGCCCTATGTACAACCTATTGACAGTTCGACAATACTGAGTTCATCGTGAGGTCCGCTCAACGAGTACGTTTGCGGATCGCGATGAAAGGAGTCCGCCGTGGTCACCGCAGAGCGGCTGCACGAGTCCACCGCGGGGTTGACGATCGCATGCCTGCTGCGACGCAGCGCCCGGGAGTTCGCGGACCGGCCCGCGCTCACCTCCGGGATCGGGCCGGATGCGACGACGCTGTCCTGGTCGCGGCTGCGGGCCGAGGTCGCCGCCGTCACCCGTGGGCTGGCGTCGCTCGGCCTGGGCCGGGGCGAGAAGCTGCTCATCGCGATGTCCATCACGGCCGCCGGGCCGGACGAGCTGGCGCTCCACCCCGTGGTGCCGGCCGCTCTCGACAAGGCGGTCGCGGAAACAAACGGCGTCCTGGCCCGCGTCGAGCAGGTCGAGAAGCACCAGGTCATCGCCGGGCCCCGGACGCTGGAGACCGGTGAGCTGACGCCCAGGCTGAGCGTGCGGCGCAAGGTCATCGACCGGATGCACGCCGGGACGATCGAGACCCTGTACACCTGGATCCACCCTTCGGGCAGCAACCAGCAGCCACCGGCACGACGACAAGGAAGACGGCATGGGCGGTCAGCGCCAGACACCGCGACGCAGGATGGAGCCGGACGCCCGGCGCGCCGAGATCCTCAGCGTCGCCCGCAGGCTCTTCGGGGCGAACGGCTACAACGCCGTTTCCACCTCCGACATCGCGGCCGGGGCGGGCGTGGCCAGAGCGCTGATCAACCACTACTTCGGGGGGAAGCGGCAGCTCTACCTCGAGGTGGTGCGGCAGATGATGGTCGTGCCGGCCTCGGTGTCCGAGCGGCTGCCCCCGACCAGCCCCGAAGAACGCCTGTCGATCTGCGTCGACCGGTGGCTCGAAGTCGTCGAGCGCAACCGCGAGATGTGGCTGTCCGCCATCGGCCTCGAAGCCCTCAACGACCCGGAGATCGACCGGATCATGCTCGAGGCGGATGAGGTCGCGACCGACCGCATCCTCGAGGCCGCGATGATGACCGACATCACGGAGGGACGGCAGAAGCTCCGGGCGATGATCCGCGCGCACAGCGCCATGCTCAAGGCCGCCTCCCGGGAATGGCTGGTGCGCGGCACTCTCAGCCGCAGCGACCTGCACGTCATTCTGACCCGCACCGTGCTCCACCTGCTGAACACGGTCTTCCCCGCGCTACTGAGCGACGAAGAGTAGTGCGCCATTGACACTTTCCGCGGAGGAATACACACCATGCCCCGAGTCCTGACGGACGAGCGCCGCGACCTGGTCAAGGCGATAGCCGACTTCTGCCGCCGCGAGTGCGGCACCAAGGAGCAGCGGGACAAGCTGACCGACGGCGGCCAGGAGCCGCACAACCAGAAGCTGTACGAGAAGATGGCGGACCTGGGCTGGCTGGGCATCGTCATCCCCGAGGAGTACGGCGGCGCGGGCCTGGGCATGACGGATCTCTGCCTCTTCCTTGAAGAGACCGCCTACGGTCTCGCCCCGATCAGCGGCTTCGGGACCACGATCATCTCTGCGGCGGCGTACGAGAAGTTCGGCACCGAGCAGCAGAAGCGCAAGGTGCTCGAGGGCGTGGTGGCCGGCCGCGTCGAGGCGATCTCGATGTCCGAGCCGGGGGCGGGCTCCGACATCGGCGCGCTGGCCTGCCGGGCGGAGCGCGTGGACGGCGGCTATGTGATCAACGGGCAGAAGACCTGGTGCTCCAACGCCCACTTCGCCGACCACATCCTCCTCATCGCGCGCACCTCACGCGAGGAGTCCAAGCACAAGGGACTCACCCAGTTCATGGTGCCGGCCGACGCCGACGGTCTGGTGGTCAAGGGCATCGAGACGATGGGCGGCCGCGAGGTCAACGACCTGTATTTCACCGACTGCTTCGTCCCCGACTCGGCGGTCGTCGGCACGCCGGGCGAGGCCTGGCCACAGTTGATGGCCGGACTGAACCTGGAGCGGATGATCCTCGCCGCGCTCATGCTCGGCACCGCCCGCCGGGCTTTCGGCGACACCCTCGCATACGTGCGGGAGCGCGAGCAGTTCGGCCGGCCGATCGGCTCCTTCCAGGTGCTCAAGCACCGCATCGCCGACATGGCGACCGAGCTGGAGTGCGCTCGTCTGCTGCTGGACGATGTGGCGGCGCAGATCGACGCCGAGCCGGACAAGGTCTTCGCCCGCGAGGCGTCGATGGCGAAGCTGAAGTGCACCGAACTCGCCAAGCACGTCGCCCTCGAAGGCATGCAGATGATGGGCGGCTACGGCTACGCCACCGAGTACGGCATGGAGGCGCTGCTGCGCGCCACGGTGGTCTCCACCGTCTACGGCGGCACGAGCGAGATCCAGCGCGACATCATCGGCAAGACCTACGGGCTGTAGGGGGCGGCGTGCTGACGACACGGTTCTGCGAGACGTTCGGGGTCGAGCACCCCATCGTCCAGGGCGGGATGCAGTGGGTGGGCCGGGCCGAGCTGGTCGCCGCGGTGGCGAACGCGGGCGCCCTCGGCTTCCTCACCGCTCTCACCCAGCCCACCCCCGAGGCCCTGGTGAAGGAGATCGAGCGCTGCCGGGGGCTGACGGACAAGCCGTTCGGCGTGAACCTCACCATCCTGCCGTCGATCAACCCGCCGCCCTACGACGAGTACCGGCGCGCGATCATCGAATCCGGGATCAAGGTCGTCGAGACGGCCGGCTTCAATCCGCAGGAGCACCTGCCCGAATTCGCCGCCCACGGCGTCAGGGTGCTGCACAAGTGCACCAGCGTCCGGCACGCGGTGAAGGCGGAGGAGATCGGCGTCGACGGCGTGAGCATCGACGGCTTCGAGTGCGCGGGGCACCCCGGGGAGGACGACGTCCCCGGCCTGATCCTGATCCCCGCGGCCACCCAGCGCCTGACCGTACCGGTGATCGCCTCCGGCGGCTTCACGGACGGGCGGGGCCTCGTCGCCGCGCTCGCGCTGGGCGCCGAGGGCGTCAACATGGGCACCCGCTTCCTGTGCACCCAGGAGGCCCCGGTGCACCAGAGGGTCAAGGACCAGATCGTGGCCAACAGCGAGCTGGACACCGAGCTGATCTTCCGCCCGCTGCGCAACACCGCCCGGGTGGCCAGCAACACCGTCAGCCGCAAGGTCGTCGAGATCCTCCACGAGGGCGGCCAGTTCCCCGATGTGCGAGATCTGGTCGCCGGCGCGCGCGGGCGCAGGGTATTCGCGGAGGGCGACCTTGAGGCCGGCATCTGGAGCGCGGGCCTGGCCCAGGGCCTCATCAACGACGTCCCGACGGTCGCCGAGGCCGTGGCACGCATCGTGGCGGAAGCCGAGGAGCTGATCGCCGGACGGCTGACGGACGCGTTGCGACGCTGACCCGGGACGCGAGGCCCGACCGGCCGGACGATCCTGCGCCCGGCCGACCCCACCGGTGCCGGCGCCCGGTAACCCCGTTCCGCCGCACGGATGAGGCGCGAGCGACCCTGCTGACCGTGCTGGACACCGTCGCCGACCGACACGCCCTCGCGCTGGTACGCGTCATCGGCGACACAGCGGAGCCGCTGTCCCGCGGCGCCCTCGCGGTTCGTCCCGACGGTTCGTACGAAGGCACTCTGCAGGTCACCGAGGCACTGGCCGTCGACTTCGCCGCCGCGCTCGTACGCGCAAGGCGGTTCCTCGACTGCCACGTCACCGTGTGCGATGCGCGCCCGGTCTTCACCACGGCCGAACGGTTTCCCGAAGCACAGGAAATCATCGTGGACTGGCCACACCGCTACGGCCGCGGGTGCACGCCGGCGCGAGCCGCCGGGGTACGACTTGCGCGCAGATCCTCACCGTTCACCCGTTGCCAGACCGGTGACGCATTCCCTCTCGTCAGCGCAGTGCGTGCAGCCGCCGGGCGAACTCCACGGCCCGGGCCGCTCGTGCGCGCGGGGTGGCGAACGAGGTGAGGTCCGCGTACGGGTGGAAGCGGCGCACGGTGACCGACGCGGGCGCAGCGAACGCGCGCAGCCCTTCGGCGCCGTGGATGCGCCCGTATCCGGACAGGCCGCTGCCGCCGAAGGGCAGCGCGGGGACGCCGGCGTAGCCGAGGACCGAGCCGACCGAGACGGCGCCGGCGCGCAGCCGGGCGGCCACCGCCAGGCCCTCGCGGCGGGTGCGTGTGAAGACGGCGGCGCCGAGGGCGTACGGGGAGGCGTTGGTGCGCCGGACGGCTTCGTCCAGGTCGGCCACGGCGTTGACGGCGACGACCGGGCCGAAGGTCTCCTCGCGCATGGCTGGTGAGTCCTCCGGGACGTCGACGAGCAGGACGGGACGGACGTAGGGCGGCTGAACGGACTCGGGTCCGCCCAGGGGTGTGCGGGCGCCCGCGGTCACGGCCTCCTTGACGTGGTATTCGACGGTGCCGAACTGCGAGGGAAGCGTCATGGCGCCGTAGTCGGGGGCTACGTCGCGGCCGGAGGTGCCGGGTTCGAGCCGGCGGGCGCGGCGGGTGATGAGCTGTACGAGCCGCTCGTGCACCTCCTCGACCGCGTACACCCGCTCCACGCCGGCGCAGGTCTGTCCGGCGTTGGACATCGCGCCCCACACGATCGCCTCCGCGGCCCGCTCCAGCGCGGCCGGGCCGAGGCCGGGTCCCACGATCGCCGCGTCCTTGCCACCGCCCTCGACGAGGACCGGGGTGAGGGTCTCGGCGCAGACGGCGGCGACCTTGCGGGCGGTGCTGGGCGAGCCGGTGAAGGCGACCTTGTCCACTCCGGCACGGGCCAGCGCCTCGCCGGTCCGCGCCAGGCCTGTGACGGTGCGGAGCAGGCCCGCGTGGGCGGGGACGGCGGCGTCGAAGACGCGGGAGAGGCGGACGGCGGCGCCGGGGGCGAGTTCGGAGGGTTTGACGACGACGCCGTTGCCCGCGGCGAGGGCGTAGCCGATGGCGCCCATGGGGGTGTAGAGGGGGTAGTTCCAGGGGCCGATGACGCCGATCACGCCCAGCGGGCGGTGGCCCACGAGCGCCCGCTCGTGTACGGCGAGGGCACCGGAGGGCACGCGGCGGCGGCGCAGGACGCGGTGGGCGTTGCGGCCCGCCCAGTCGAGGTGGTGGAGGGTGAGGACCACCTCGGTGCGGGCGTCGTGCACCGGCTTGCCCGTCTCCGCGGCGATGATCCCGGCGAGTTCGCCGGTCTCGCGGGCAAGGGCGTGCTTGAAGGCGAGCAGCGCGGCACGGCGCCCGCGCGGGCCGGCCCGCCGCCACCCGGCGGCCGCTTCGCGGGCGCCGGCGACGGCGGTGCGTACCTCGGCCTCCGTGGCCACGGGGTACTCGGCGACCTGCTCGCCGGACGACGGCGACAGGCAGGCGAAGGAGCTGGTCATCGGGGGTTCCTCCGGGTGCTGGAGCAGGGCGGCCGGACGTGGGCTACACCGGTTCGGACTGTTCCTCTGGTACGTCCCGCCCCCTCCGAGACGCACCCGGCGCCGCGGGTTCGGAGCCGCCGCGCCGGGCCGTCCACACCGCTGCCGTCGCGAGCAGGGCCCCGGCCAGGACCAGGGCGAGCGGAATCACGTTCTCGGCCAGCGACAGCAACCGGGCCGCGTCCGAGGCGTCCTGGACACGCTCGTCCACCGACTCCGGAGTCGACTCCAGGTCGTAGCTCAGGATGTCGAACAGCGGCGTCGTACCCTCGGGACCGTCGATGTTCGCGGTGACCTTCTGGGACTTGACGGTGTGCAGCGGTACGCCGGTGGCGGTGTCGACGGTGAACGTGGTGTCGGCCTCGGCGGTGTAGGTCAGCGACACCGGGTCGGCGAGTCCGGGGAGCGCCGCCGTCACCTCCTCCCGGCCGGCGGCGGGCAGGCCGGCGGCGAGGCCCTGCACCGCGGTCTTCGGCAGTGCCTCGGGCAGCGCTTCCAGCGTCGCCGGGTCGGCGACGGCGCCGGACTGGTGGAACTCGTAGACGTACGTCTCGCGGCCCTCGGTGGACGTCGTCTCGCGGTACTTCGCGGGCGCGGTGTCCTGGGTCGTGGCGTCCCAGAACGGGTAGTCGGTCTTCTCCGGCGTCAGCGGGAAGCCCACGGAGAGGCCGTCGTGCGTCTCCGCGTCGCTGCCGTCGGGGGGCTGTTTCGCGTCCAGGTCCCTGCGGTCGACGGCGTACACGTGGTGGGTGTCGCGGATCTTCTTCCCCTCCGGGTCGCGCATGGCGAGGTCTTCGGAGGCCACTGCCGTCCCGCCGTCGGTGTCGACGACCTGGACTCGCTGGGAGGCGGTGATGGGGAGGTCCTGGATGAAGAGGTTCTCGGAGTCGCCGTTTTCGAGGGCGGTCGTGTCGAGCAGGGAGGCGGTGCCGGCGTAGCGCGCGGTGGCGTCGAGGTCGGACGGGACCTGCGCGATCACCGGGACGACAGCGAACCGCAGGACGGCCGCGGCGGCGACCAGGATCACGGCCCCGGCGCCGAGGGCGATGGTGCTCTTCTTTCTTCGCATGAGGGTGCTCCTGTGTGCGGACGGGGTGAGGGCCGGTGGACCGCGGGTGAGGGCGGGCTGTCGGCCGGTTCGGCAGGCGAGTGCCTCACATGCTCTGGGCGCCGGTTTCGATGGCTTCGCGGATGCGGGTGTAGGTGCCGCAGCGGCAGATGTTGCGGATGCCGTCGAGGTCGTCGTCGGTGATCTCGCGGCCCTCCGCGGCGACCCGGCGGACGAGGGCCACCGCGGCCATGATCTGGCCGGGCTGGCAGTAGCCGCACTGGACGACGTCGTGGTCGAGCCACGCCTGCTGCATGGGGTGGAGATCCTTGCCGACGGTGGCGGGCAGGCCCTCGATGGTGGTGACCTCGTCGGCCGGCCGCAGGTCGCCCACGGGGATCGCGCAGGGGTTGGCCGCCTTGCCGTTGAGGTGGCTCGTGCATGCCTTGCAGACGTTGATGCCGCAGCCGTACTTCGGTCCGTTGACGCCGAGGATGTCGCGCAGCACCCACAGCAGGCGCTCGTCGTCGGCCGCGTCGACGGTGACGTGTTCGCCGTTGAGGCGGAAGGTGTGTTCGGGCACGGGGAGGCTCCCAGCGGGGTCAGCGGACGTGGTCCAGGCCGTCGGTGGGCGAGGCGGGGATGGGCGGCACGGTCGGCTTGGGTTCGAAGGAGAGGGTGCCGTGGTTGACCGGGAAGCTGGTGGGCATGGTGCCCGTGGCCCGGCCGTACGCGCAGGCGACGGCGGCCATCGACGCGGCGACCCCCAGCTCCCCGGCGCCGCCGGGTTCGTCGGAGGTGTCGGGCATGACGATGATCCGCAGCTCGGGCGGGGTGTTCCACTGCCGGGTGTAGAAGTAGTTGTCCCAGCTCGCCTCCAGGAAGTGCCCGTCCCGCAGGTGCAGGCTGGAGGTCAGCGTCTGGGCGATCCCGTCCATGAGGCAGCCCGCCATCTGGGCTTCGAGTCCGCGCGGGTTGACCGCGAGGCCGGCGTCCACGGCGAGAACGGCCTTGGTGACACGCGGCCCGGTGACGCCGCGGCTGATGGGGCGGTTCACGGTC
Proteins encoded:
- a CDS encoding acetyl-CoA C-acetyltransferase, yielding MTEAFIYDAIRTPRGRGRNGSLHHVKPVSLVTGLIGELGRRQPKLDPERLDDVVLGVVSPVGDQGMDLAKTAALAAGLPHHVAGVQLNRFCASGLEAVNFAAQKVRSGWEQMVIAGGVESMSRVPMGSDGGAIAADPETAYATDFVPQGISADLLATVEGFTRDDVDAYALRSQGRTAAAWSGGHFAKSVVPVRDRNGVTVLAEDEHPRPDTTIEALGKLKPSFAGIGDLGGFDAVALQKYHWLERIDHVHTPGNSSGVVDGAALVLVGTEQAGAESGLTPRARIVSAAVSGGDPTIMFTGPAPATRKALDLAGLTVDDIDLFELNEAFAAVVLRYVKDLRLPWDKVNVNGGAIAMGHPLGATGAMLVGTVVDELERRSARRAVVTLCAGGGMGIATVIERL
- a CDS encoding TetR/AcrR family transcriptional regulator, whose product is MGGQRQTPRRRMEPDARRAEILSVARRLFGANGYNAVSTSDIAAGAGVARALINHYFGGKRQLYLEVVRQMMVVPASVSERLPPTSPEERLSICVDRWLEVVERNREMWLSAIGLEALNDPEIDRIMLEADEVATDRILEAAMMTDITEGRQKLRAMIRAHSAMLKAASREWLVRGTLSRSDLHVILTRTVLHLLNTVFPALLSDEE
- a CDS encoding acyl-CoA dehydrogenase family protein, whose amino-acid sequence is MPRVLTDERRDLVKAIADFCRRECGTKEQRDKLTDGGQEPHNQKLYEKMADLGWLGIVIPEEYGGAGLGMTDLCLFLEETAYGLAPISGFGTTIISAAAYEKFGTEQQKRKVLEGVVAGRVEAISMSEPGAGSDIGALACRAERVDGGYVINGQKTWCSNAHFADHILLIARTSREESKHKGLTQFMVPADADGLVVKGIETMGGREVNDLYFTDCFVPDSAVVGTPGEAWPQLMAGLNLERMILAALMLGTARRAFGDTLAYVREREQFGRPIGSFQVLKHRIADMATELECARLLLDDVAAQIDAEPDKVFAREASMAKLKCTELAKHVALEGMQMMGGYGYATEYGMEALLRATVVSTVYGGTSEIQRDIIGKTYGL
- a CDS encoding nitronate monooxygenase family protein; translation: MLTTRFCETFGVEHPIVQGGMQWVGRAELVAAVANAGALGFLTALTQPTPEALVKEIERCRGLTDKPFGVNLTILPSINPPPYDEYRRAIIESGIKVVETAGFNPQEHLPEFAAHGVRVLHKCTSVRHAVKAEEIGVDGVSIDGFECAGHPGEDDVPGLILIPAATQRLTVPVIASGGFTDGRGLVAALALGAEGVNMGTRFLCTQEAPVHQRVKDQIVANSELDTELIFRPLRNTARVASNTVSRKVVEILHEGGQFPDVRDLVAGARGRRVFAEGDLEAGIWSAGLAQGLINDVPTVAEAVARIVAEAEELIAGRLTDALRR
- a CDS encoding aldehyde dehydrogenase family protein — its product is MTSSFACLSPSSGEQVAEYPVATEAEVRTAVAGAREAAAGWRRAGPRGRRAALLAFKHALARETGELAGIIAAETGKPVHDARTEVVLTLHHLDWAGRNAHRVLRRRRVPSGALAVHERALVGHRPLGVIGVIGPWNYPLYTPMGAIGYALAAGNGVVVKPSELAPGAAVRLSRVFDAAVPAHAGLLRTVTGLARTGEALARAGVDKVAFTGSPSTARKVAAVCAETLTPVLVEGGGKDAAIVGPGLGPAALERAAEAIVWGAMSNAGQTCAGVERVYAVEEVHERLVQLITRRARRLEPGTSGRDVAPDYGAMTLPSQFGTVEYHVKEAVTAGARTPLGGPESVQPPYVRPVLLVDVPEDSPAMREETFGPVVAVNAVADLDEAVRRTNASPYALGAAVFTRTRREGLAVAARLRAGAVSVGSVLGYAGVPALPFGGSGLSGYGRIHGAEGLRAFAAPASVTVRRFHPYADLTSFATPRARAARAVEFARRLHALR
- a CDS encoding porin PorA family protein, with translation MRRKKSTIALGAGAVILVAAAAVLRFAVVPVIAQVPSDLDATARYAGTASLLDTTALENGDSENLFIQDLPITASQRVQVVDTDGGTAVASEDLAMRDPEGKKIRDTHHVYAVDRRDLDAKQPPDGSDAETHDGLSVGFPLTPEKTDYPFWDATTQDTAPAKYRETTSTEGRETYVYEFHQSGAVADPATLEALPEALPKTAVQGLAAGLPAAGREEVTAALPGLADPVSLTYTAEADTTFTVDTATGVPLHTVKSQKVTANIDGPEGTTPLFDILSYDLESTPESVDERVQDASDAARLLSLAENVIPLALVLAGALLATAAVWTARRGGSEPAAPGASRRGRDVPEEQSEPV
- a CDS encoding (2Fe-2S)-binding protein yields the protein MPEHTFRLNGEHVTVDAADDERLLWVLRDILGVNGPKYGCGINVCKACTSHLNGKAANPCAIPVGDLRPADEVTTIEGLPATVGKDLHPMQQAWLDHDVVQCGYCQPGQIMAAVALVRRVAAEGREITDDDLDGIRNICRCGTYTRIREAIETGAQSM